One part of the Salinimonas iocasae genome encodes these proteins:
- a CDS encoding MOSC domain-containing protein: MHIYALYAAKPQAFDPRGTPSAIVKSQVSQLTVLDTGTLEDEQGNKKLHGGPEKVLHQYSFEGYEKLSQAFPEGDFSYGTIGENFLVEGMHDNNVYVGDVYQMGSVTVQVSAPRAPCNKISHRYGIKNLDRFVGQHGITGWYFRVLEAGPLLQHDTVKLIERPDESVCIGALMRCMYDDNMKADAARYAQMEVLDDEWREKCLRRAR, from the coding sequence ATGCACATTTACGCGCTTTATGCTGCGAAACCACAGGCTTTCGACCCCAGAGGAACACCCAGTGCGATAGTGAAATCGCAGGTATCGCAATTGACAGTTCTCGACACCGGTACACTTGAAGACGAGCAAGGCAACAAGAAACTTCACGGTGGTCCGGAAAAAGTGCTGCATCAATACAGTTTTGAAGGCTATGAGAAGCTTTCACAGGCATTTCCTGAAGGGGATTTTTCTTACGGCACCATTGGCGAAAACTTTCTTGTGGAAGGTATGCACGATAACAATGTGTATGTGGGCGATGTTTATCAAATGGGAAGTGTCACCGTGCAGGTTTCTGCTCCCCGTGCCCCCTGCAATAAGATTTCACACCGTTACGGCATTAAAAATCTTGACCGGTTCGTCGGACAGCACGGAATTACCGGCTGGTATTTCAGAGTACTTGAGGCAGGTCCCTTGCTTCAGCACGATACGGTCAAACTTATCGAGCGCCCTGATGAGAGCGTTTGTATTGGCGCACTGATGCGCTGTATGTACGATGATAATATGAAAGCTGACGCGGCGCGTTATGCACAAATGGAAGTATTGGATGATGAGTGGCGGGAAAAATGTCTGAGGCGGGCGCGCTAA
- a CDS encoding DUF4097 family beta strand repeat-containing protein — MQNHDVMNVRYKTLSKTVLFSVLLATGSPVLAKQRIDQTIETSSHPNVEIEHVNGKAVIKTWDKNAVKITGELSDRTEDFEFEKTGSGVSFDVDIGRHHGDWGNYRIKDGDDLTIYVPAASKIDYSAVSASVQLFDITNDTKVDLVNGDIEANNLAGRIKLETVNGNVKLNGVKGELVAETVNGDIEGEHSEGEEVRVITVNGNIDIRSDSPQLRIESVNGRMNFTTAMINELDIVTVNGKVKGDINLADNGDVDVSSVGGKVILKFQPDVSARFDIQAHAGGDIRNKLSNDRSQKAKYGPNEWLEFSTGEGSARVEVSTVHGVIELDKR, encoded by the coding sequence ATGCAAAATCACGATGTAATGAATGTACGGTACAAAACACTGTCGAAAACTGTTTTGTTTTCGGTACTGTTAGCAACAGGTAGCCCTGTACTGGCAAAGCAGCGTATCGATCAAACGATAGAAACTTCCTCACACCCCAATGTTGAAATTGAGCATGTGAATGGTAAGGCAGTTATCAAAACCTGGGATAAGAATGCAGTCAAAATAACGGGGGAGCTGTCAGATAGAACCGAAGATTTTGAGTTTGAAAAGACCGGGTCGGGTGTCTCTTTTGATGTGGATATTGGCAGACACCATGGTGACTGGGGCAACTATCGTATCAAGGACGGCGATGATCTGACTATCTATGTACCTGCAGCGAGCAAAATCGATTATTCAGCGGTATCGGCCAGCGTGCAGTTATTTGATATTACCAATGATACCAAGGTCGATTTAGTCAATGGTGACATTGAGGCAAATAATTTAGCAGGGCGCATTAAATTGGAAACGGTGAACGGTAACGTCAAACTGAATGGCGTTAAAGGAGAGCTTGTTGCAGAAACAGTTAATGGTGATATTGAAGGTGAGCACAGTGAAGGTGAGGAAGTTCGTGTCATTACCGTAAACGGGAATATTGATATTCGTTCTGATAGCCCGCAGCTGCGCATCGAATCGGTTAACGGTCGGATGAACTTCACAACTGCCATGATAAATGAGCTGGATATAGTTACCGTAAATGGCAAAGTTAAAGGAGACATAAACCTGGCAGATAACGGTGACGTTGATGTGTCATCTGTTGGTGGCAAAGTTATCCTGAAATTTCAGCCGGACGTATCTGCCCGGTTTGATATCCAGGCTCATGCAGGCGGTGACATAAGAAACAAGTTGTCAAACGATCGCTCTCAAAAAGCCAAATATGGACCTAATGAATGGCTTGAGTTTTCTACCGGTGAGGGGAGTGCGCGGGTAGAAGTATCCACCGTCCATGGGGTAATTGAACTGGATAAGCGATAA
- a CDS encoding RNA polymerase sigma factor → METCKADIDVTKITPTPDTEMKLIQAARDGDRQAYQQLYQSYAGRVFALCYRLTADRGLAEDATQEVFIQLWQKLSNFAGQSRFTTWLHSVTANITLSYMRKQKGWFARVMNIEDSMAAQSAAESCTSEVDLEALIVRLPERARVVFVLHAIEGHRHEEIGRMLNMATGSSKAQFHRAKQLLKTWMGYDDEDI, encoded by the coding sequence ATGGAAACGTGCAAGGCGGACATCGACGTGACGAAGATAACGCCAACACCTGATACAGAAATGAAGCTGATACAGGCAGCCCGTGATGGTGACAGGCAGGCGTACCAGCAGCTTTATCAAAGCTATGCAGGGCGGGTGTTCGCCCTGTGTTATCGGCTAACCGCCGACAGGGGGCTTGCTGAAGATGCCACGCAAGAAGTCTTTATTCAGTTGTGGCAGAAGCTAAGTAACTTCGCTGGACAGAGTCGTTTTACAACATGGCTGCATAGTGTCACCGCGAACATCACGCTGAGCTACATGCGAAAGCAAAAAGGCTGGTTCGCCAGGGTGATGAATATAGAAGACAGCATGGCAGCGCAGAGTGCGGCGGAATCCTGCACTTCTGAGGTGGATCTTGAAGCACTGATCGTAAGACTCCCTGAGCGTGCCCGGGTGGTATTCGTTTTACACGCAATAGAAGGGCATCGTCATGAAGAAATCGGAAGAATGCTGAATATGGCAACAGGTTCGAGCAAAGCGCAATTTCATCGTGCTAAGCAGTTGTTAAAAACGTGGATGGGGTATGACGATGAAGACATTTGA
- a CDS encoding GGDEF domain-containing protein yields the protein MFLRVVTVTLLLCLCHPLFADTLVDYGAKRHEILQLTPESRLQALTNHPFDITTTLGKYFYLSSFLYIENDPAFYTLTETELNTLRTDYPRYYYEREALMVWLSDLSYDEQFEKYRAIQSIARENNWPRIEGWTTSLLVYSLLTAGLHFNAILEINNYIPLSSDNLSQGMAYDYSLSDIFHNMYSALFSLGDFKGALEFCRKYKNNAPEDPDVQIDGLSCEILTLINLKKFDEAWVSLKKMSKLAEDTGRDDLKVQLLTYSAVYFREQERPELTFLYAKDALELHLKAESIQYSTEYSLYKLLTASQIELNNSDEAGFYLNKMQNVPETFRTEGPRENVNELYAKAKVQSLNGEHAKANLHYEEAIKVLFYKEKANFSFSQLKSIDNAIDARDLSLTKEKLSQKELHFTIAVSVAIISSLVALIVGLILWRHLSKKRNLEHFSRIDSLTRVYNRWFAIDTIKARINHMKRQDDKICVALIDLDHFKRLNDLFGHQIGDAVLSHFARLSKYQFHDADVFGRYGGETFVLMLSDATQNEAKEKLQSLRNILSQQDLTKLGAEGTLTFSAGVVEINEKAEIDLILSQCDKLLYAAKQNGRNQVICAPLRSDSQQGIV from the coding sequence ATGTTTTTACGCGTAGTTACTGTCACTCTACTGCTTTGCTTATGCCACCCTCTGTTCGCCGACACGCTAGTGGACTATGGGGCAAAGCGGCATGAAATTTTACAGTTAACACCAGAAAGCCGACTACAAGCATTAACCAATCATCCTTTTGATATCACCACGACACTTGGCAAATATTTCTATCTTTCATCATTTCTATATATCGAGAATGATCCGGCATTCTATACATTAACCGAGACTGAGCTGAATACGCTGCGCACTGATTACCCGCGATACTATTATGAACGTGAAGCGTTGATGGTCTGGCTATCAGATCTATCATACGATGAGCAGTTCGAAAAATACCGCGCTATCCAGTCTATCGCGAGAGAAAATAACTGGCCTCGTATCGAAGGGTGGACTACATCTTTGCTGGTGTATTCCTTACTGACCGCCGGGTTACATTTCAATGCTATTTTAGAGATAAATAATTATATCCCCCTCTCTTCTGATAATTTAAGTCAGGGAATGGCCTATGATTATTCGTTATCAGATATATTTCATAATATGTACAGCGCGCTATTTAGTCTGGGTGACTTCAAGGGTGCTCTTGAGTTTTGTCGCAAGTATAAGAATAACGCGCCAGAGGATCCAGACGTTCAGATAGACGGACTTTCTTGCGAAATACTGACACTGATTAACCTCAAGAAATTTGATGAAGCCTGGGTAAGTCTGAAAAAAATGAGCAAACTCGCTGAAGATACAGGGCGAGATGATTTAAAAGTTCAGCTACTTACTTATTCAGCTGTTTACTTTCGAGAGCAAGAGCGTCCGGAACTGACATTCTTGTACGCTAAAGACGCTTTAGAGCTTCACTTAAAAGCAGAAAGTATCCAGTACTCTACGGAGTACTCTTTATACAAACTTCTCACTGCAAGCCAAATCGAGCTCAATAATTCTGATGAAGCTGGGTTTTACCTAAATAAGATGCAGAATGTGCCTGAAACCTTTCGAACCGAAGGTCCTCGTGAAAATGTGAATGAGTTATATGCAAAAGCTAAAGTTCAGAGCCTCAATGGTGAGCATGCAAAAGCCAATTTGCACTATGAGGAGGCCATAAAGGTATTATTTTACAAAGAAAAAGCCAACTTCAGCTTCAGTCAGTTAAAAAGTATTGATAATGCTATCGACGCCAGAGATCTTTCGCTGACAAAAGAAAAGCTTAGCCAAAAGGAGCTTCACTTTACGATTGCTGTCAGTGTAGCAATAATAAGCTCGTTGGTAGCTCTTATAGTGGGATTGATTCTTTGGCGACACTTAAGCAAAAAGCGTAACTTAGAGCATTTTTCCCGAATCGATAGTCTTACCCGGGTGTATAACCGCTGGTTTGCTATTGATACCATCAAAGCGCGAATTAATCATATGAAACGGCAGGACGACAAGATTTGTGTCGCACTTATTGATTTAGACCATTTCAAACGTCTCAACGATTTGTTTGGTCACCAGATTGGTGATGCGGTTCTGTCACATTTCGCGCGATTATCTAAATACCAGTTTCATGATGCGGATGTGTTCGGACGCTATGGCGGTGAAACATTTGTACTGATGCTAAGTGACGCGACCCAGAACGAAGCAAAAGAAAAATTGCAGTCACTGCGGAATATTTTAAGTCAACAGGACCTCACAAAACTAGGCGCAGAGGGAACGCTGACGTTTTCAGCAGGTGTTGTGGAAATAAATGAGAAAGCCGAAATTGACCTGATTTTATCCCAGTGCGATAAGTTGCTGTATGCGGCAAAACAAAATGGCCGTAATCAGGTTATCTGCGCGCCGCTCAGGTCCGATTCACAGCAAGGTATCGTGTAA
- a CDS encoding OmpA family protein, with product MKKTFSLAAVALAVMSAPSIAQESAKPFDSWIGLHGMYYNAESEKPADDFMDDGFGFGGEYGWRFNDDWAIRAELTALDVDYMQILGTDSSVSGISYGVDAVYFAPNDWWYLFGGYKRQDFAQEHDLVDIGIGKHWDITDDVKLTTEIAAYYDWDDEYTDYSAKVGVMFPIGGSPASSEPTPAPATPVNNDADNDGVMNNMDDCPNTPAGVQVDERGCEIVGDSDNDGVNDNDDMCPDTPMSDKVDADGCTVFEEEEVTHTLRVLFASESAEITDPRSEDIQDFVDFFKRYGKTDALIEGHASAPGPEDYNMDLSERRAEAFKEMLINEYGIDASRLETEAFGETQLLDESNTAEAHRMNRRIHIRVTATVEKAEERE from the coding sequence ATGAAAAAAACATTTAGTTTAGCCGCTGTAGCGCTAGCAGTAATGTCAGCTCCATCAATTGCTCAGGAATCAGCAAAGCCGTTTGATAGCTGGATTGGTCTGCATGGTATGTATTACAACGCTGAATCAGAAAAACCAGCAGACGATTTTATGGATGATGGTTTCGGGTTTGGCGGCGAATACGGCTGGCGTTTCAATGATGATTGGGCTATCCGTGCTGAACTGACAGCACTGGATGTTGATTACATGCAAATTCTGGGAACCGATTCAAGCGTCTCAGGTATTTCATACGGTGTAGATGCGGTTTACTTTGCTCCCAATGACTGGTGGTATCTGTTTGGTGGTTATAAGCGCCAGGACTTCGCTCAGGAACATGACCTGGTGGATATCGGTATTGGTAAACACTGGGATATCACCGACGATGTAAAACTGACCACTGAAATTGCTGCTTACTATGACTGGGATGACGAATATACCGATTACAGTGCTAAAGTGGGCGTAATGTTTCCTATTGGTGGTTCTCCGGCGAGTTCAGAGCCTACACCAGCACCCGCTACTCCGGTAAATAATGATGCTGATAATGATGGCGTTATGAATAACATGGATGATTGCCCTAATACACCCGCAGGTGTACAGGTCGATGAGCGTGGTTGTGAAATTGTTGGCGACAGCGACAATGACGGAGTAAATGACAACGACGATATGTGCCCTGATACACCTATGAGCGATAAGGTCGACGCAGATGGTTGTACGGTCTTTGAAGAAGAAGAAGTTACCCACACACTGCGTGTTCTTTTCGCTTCAGAAAGTGCGGAAATCACTGATCCTCGCTCAGAAGACATTCAGGATTTTGTTGATTTCTTCAAACGCTATGGCAAAACAGATGCATTAATTGAAGGTCATGCTTCTGCGCCAGGTCCTGAAGATTACAACATGGATTTATCTGAACGCCGTGCTGAAGCGTTTAAAGAAATGCTGATTAATGAATACGGCATTGATGCGTCTCGTCTGGAAACAGAAGCGTTCGGTGAAACGCAGCTGCTGGATGAATCTAACACAGCAGAAGCACACCGCATGAATCGCCGCATCCACATTCGTGTGACAGCGACGGTTGAAAAAGCGGAAGAACGTGAGTAA
- a CDS encoding GGDEF domain-containing protein, with product MFADTPADYLAERRQILGQAPENRQEALEGHPFNVETVLGKYFYLSSFLYVENDPAFYALADSELETLRNKYPEYYYEREVLMTWLSDLPDEEKFEAFRDIQNIARQNSWVRIEGWATSMLVSSLQSSELHFNAVIEMNNFIHRAPHSDKSGMTYDYTLQSIFYQMFSSLYSLNDFQGALKFCHKYKAYSPDDISVQIDGISCEISVLLRLDRLEEVQSKLKIMSKLVESADLIDSRIRLLMLSAAYYREKDRPDLLFLYAKDALDLHLKHNSSLSPTVYGLYSLLTASQLELKNAEKAEFYLNKMRAVTPTSQTTGPEADINDLTAQARILNLKGEYEKAITYYEKLLKALYFKEDAKFSFREMRGVGNAINAREVKLTKQQLAQSKDYLKIVTVIATVTTLSTIIASIVLWRLVRRKRDLERFSRLDSLTRVYNRWFAIDTIKARLKEMKRQDDKLCVALIDLDHFKRINDLYGHQTGDAVLSHFARLCKYQFRDQDVFGRYGGEEFVLMLNGATQHDASTKLQALRNILSHQDLSKLGAEGALEFSAGVVEVSEKADITQVLSQCDKHLYAAKHNGRNQDICAPFRPSVQDDIL from the coding sequence GTGTTTGCAGACACGCCTGCAGATTATTTAGCAGAAAGACGACAGATTTTGGGGCAGGCACCTGAAAATCGTCAAGAAGCCTTAGAGGGTCATCCTTTCAATGTCGAGACTGTTCTGGGAAAGTATTTTTATCTCTCCTCGTTCCTGTACGTTGAGAACGACCCGGCGTTTTACGCATTAGCCGATTCTGAGCTTGAGACTCTGCGTAATAAGTATCCTGAATATTATTACGAACGTGAAGTACTGATGACTTGGTTGTCGGACTTACCGGACGAAGAAAAATTCGAAGCGTTTAGAGATATTCAAAATATTGCGCGACAAAATAGTTGGGTTCGTATCGAGGGCTGGGCAACATCTATGCTGGTTTCATCTTTGCAGTCTTCAGAACTGCACTTCAATGCAGTAATTGAAATGAATAATTTCATACATCGTGCGCCTCATTCTGATAAGTCGGGTATGACATATGATTACACTTTGCAAAGTATTTTTTATCAGATGTTCTCATCGCTATACTCGCTGAATGACTTTCAGGGTGCTTTAAAGTTTTGTCACAAGTATAAAGCTTATTCGCCCGATGACATTAGTGTTCAAATTGACGGCATTTCCTGCGAAATATCGGTTTTGTTGAGACTGGATCGGCTCGAAGAAGTGCAGAGCAAATTAAAGATAATGAGTAAGTTGGTTGAAAGCGCAGACCTTATTGATTCAAGAATACGTCTTTTAATGCTTTCCGCTGCGTATTATCGAGAAAAAGACCGTCCTGATTTGCTGTTCTTGTATGCTAAAGATGCGCTTGACCTCCACCTAAAACACAACAGTTCTCTGAGTCCAACTGTATACGGTTTATACTCACTTCTTACTGCTAGCCAACTTGAGCTAAAAAATGCTGAAAAAGCGGAGTTTTACTTAAATAAAATGCGAGCAGTTACTCCAACGTCTCAAACTACAGGCCCTGAAGCTGATATAAATGATTTAACAGCGCAAGCCCGAATTCTCAATCTTAAAGGTGAGTATGAAAAAGCTATCACCTATTACGAAAAACTTTTAAAAGCGCTGTATTTTAAAGAAGATGCCAAGTTTAGTTTTCGGGAAATGAGAGGAGTTGGCAATGCTATCAATGCCAGAGAAGTGAAGCTAACTAAGCAACAGCTCGCACAAAGCAAAGATTACTTAAAGATAGTGACTGTTATTGCGACTGTTACTACGCTATCAACAATTATAGCAAGCATAGTGCTGTGGCGATTAGTCAGACGTAAGCGCGATCTTGAACGCTTCTCACGTCTCGACAGTCTGACCCGGGTGTACAATCGCTGGTTTGCCATCGATACCATTAAAGCTCGTCTTAAAGAAATGAAACGACAGGACGACAAGCTCTGTGTGGCTCTCATCGACTTAGACCATTTCAAACGCATCAATGATTTATATGGCCATCAGACAGGCGATGCTGTGCTTTCTCATTTCGCGCGATTATGCAAATATCAGTTCCGCGATCAGGATGTGTTCGGCCGATATGGCGGTGAAGAATTTGTTTTGATGTTAAATGGCGCAACACAGCATGACGCGTCTACAAAGTTGCAGGCGCTACGGAATATACTCAGCCATCAGGATCTTTCCAAATTAGGAGCTGAGGGCGCGCTTGAGTTTTCTGCCGGGGTTGTGGAAGTAAGCGAAAAAGCTGATATTACACAGGTTTTATCGCAATGCGACAAACACCTTTATGCAGCTAAACATAATGGTCGCAATCAGGATATCTGTGCGCCGTTCAGGCCTTCCGTGCAGGACGATATTTTGTAA
- a CDS encoding GGDEF domain-containing protein, producing MFSRFIIITLLLLTCHSVFAGTLEDYAAKRDEILLQPSENRLEALEDHPFDTTTILGKYFYLSSFLYIENDPEFYALTDSELETLRVDYPQYFYEREVLMVWLSDLPDEERFEQFRAIQSIARQNSWPRIEGWATSLLVTSLQAAELHFNAILEMNNYTHKAPHTDKDGMVYDYPLMGVFLDISISLYYLDDYKGSLEFCGKYKQYLPENISTQFYGLSCEISSLLALERYDEVQSKLKKMNQIAEQSGLTEYKVQLALSSAYFYRAIERPDLTYHYAKDALDIFQRDGKSLNPTVYNIYVLLTVSQIDLENIERAEFYLKKLQELPLTTQIEGPGTQVDSLVAQANIYELKGQYEKALPFYKKAFKALYLNEASSFRFSQLNSINSSLDTRELTLTKKQLQEKNQYLRILTLIAVTSVAVAIIAGALLWRESRRKREVEHYSRLDSLTRVYNRWFAIDTIKARINHMKRQDDKICVALINLDHFKHINDASGHKTGDTVLSHFARLCKYQCRGTDVFGRYGGETFVLMLSGATQNEAKQKLRSLRDIMSQQDLTKLGAEGTLTFSAGVVELSEKANISQVLSQCDKLLYAAKQNGRNQDIFAPFRPAEQDEIV from the coding sequence ATGTTTTCACGTTTTATCATTATCACGTTACTACTTTTGACCTGTCACTCCGTATTCGCAGGCACGCTTGAAGATTATGCGGCGAAGCGGGATGAAATTTTATTACAGCCTTCGGAAAACCGTTTGGAAGCGTTAGAGGATCACCCATTTGATACCACCACAATACTGGGCAAATACTTCTACCTTTCCTCATTTCTCTATATTGAGAATGATCCGGAATTTTACGCATTAACCGATTCAGAACTTGAAACATTACGCGTCGATTACCCGCAGTATTTTTATGAACGCGAGGTGTTGATGGTATGGTTATCGGATCTACCCGACGAAGAACGTTTTGAACAATTTCGCGCAATTCAGTCCATTGCCAGACAAAACAGCTGGCCCCGCATAGAGGGCTGGGCAACATCATTACTGGTTACTTCACTTCAAGCCGCTGAACTGCATTTTAATGCAATCTTAGAGATGAACAACTACACGCACAAGGCTCCGCATACTGACAAAGACGGCATGGTTTACGATTACCCATTGATGGGCGTATTTCTCGACATATCTATTTCTTTGTATTATTTGGATGACTATAAGGGTTCGCTTGAGTTTTGTGGTAAATATAAACAGTACTTGCCGGAAAATATATCTACACAGTTTTATGGTTTATCGTGCGAGATAAGTTCACTTCTTGCCCTGGAGCGTTACGATGAGGTTCAGTCAAAGTTAAAGAAGATGAATCAGATAGCTGAACAATCCGGACTAACCGAGTATAAAGTTCAGCTTGCATTAAGTTCTGCTTATTTTTATCGAGCCATAGAGCGCCCCGATCTGACGTATCATTATGCAAAAGATGCACTCGACATTTTCCAGCGAGATGGAAAATCTTTAAATCCTACTGTGTACAATATTTATGTGTTGTTGACCGTCAGCCAAATTGACTTAGAAAATATTGAACGTGCTGAGTTCTATTTGAAAAAATTGCAAGAGCTCCCTCTCACGACGCAAATTGAAGGTCCAGGCACGCAAGTCGATTCGCTTGTTGCCCAGGCCAATATCTATGAGCTCAAAGGTCAATATGAAAAAGCCCTCCCGTTTTATAAGAAAGCGTTTAAAGCTTTGTACCTGAATGAAGCTTCATCATTCAGGTTTAGCCAGCTCAACAGTATAAATAGTTCTCTGGATACAAGAGAACTTACCCTGACTAAAAAGCAACTTCAGGAAAAAAACCAATATTTAAGAATTCTCACTCTTATTGCAGTCACAAGTGTGGCGGTTGCGATCATCGCCGGCGCGTTGTTGTGGCGAGAATCACGCCGTAAACGGGAAGTAGAGCATTATTCCCGTCTCGATAGCCTTACCAGAGTGTATAACCGCTGGTTTGCTATTGATACCATCAAAGCGCGAATTAATCATATGAAACGGCAGGACGACAAGATTTGTGTCGCACTTATTAATTTAGACCATTTCAAACATATTAACGATGCGAGTGGTCATAAAACGGGTGATACAGTTCTGTCTCATTTTGCTCGATTGTGCAAATATCAGTGTCGTGGCACAGATGTGTTCGGCCGCTATGGTGGTGAAACATTTGTTCTGATGCTAAGTGGCGCAACCCAGAACGAAGCAAAGCAAAAGTTAAGGTCGCTAAGGGATATTATGAGCCAGCAGGACCTCACAAAACTAGGCGCAGAGGGAACGCTGACCTTTTCAGCAGGCGTCGTGGAATTGAGCGAAAAAGCGAATATTTCGCAGGTTTTGTCCCAATGCGACAAACTGCTTTATGCTGCTAAGCAGAATGGCAGAAATCAAGATATCTTTGCACCGTTCAGACCTGCAGAGCAGGATGAGATTGTGTAG
- a CDS encoding secondary thiamine-phosphate synthase enzyme YjbQ yields the protein MTNNYWHSETITLQPLERGFHLITDEITAALPQIKDLEVGLLHLWLQHTSAGLTINENADPSVRTDLEAWFNHTVKEDTPYFTHTFEGSDDMPAHIKSSLLGCEVTIPIAKGKLQLGTWQGIILAEHRNHGGSRRIVATLQGKVR from the coding sequence TTGACAAATAATTACTGGCACAGTGAAACCATTACACTTCAACCACTTGAGCGTGGTTTTCATCTAATCACTGACGAAATCACAGCAGCTCTACCGCAGATCAAAGACTTAGAAGTAGGCTTGCTGCACCTCTGGCTCCAACATACTAGTGCAGGGCTAACCATCAATGAAAACGCTGATCCCTCGGTGAGAACTGATCTGGAAGCCTGGTTTAATCATACTGTTAAAGAAGACACGCCTTATTTTACGCACACGTTTGAAGGCAGTGACGATATGCCTGCGCATATCAAATCGAGCTTGCTGGGGTGTGAAGTAACCATCCCCATTGCAAAAGGCAAGCTTCAGCTTGGTACCTGGCAGGGTATTATCCTTGCTGAGCATCGCAACCACGGGGGCAGTCGCCGTATTGTTGCAACCCTGCAAGGCAAGGTGCGGTAA
- the dnaB gene encoding replicative DNA helicase: MKVVSSGKDQNVEKLKVPPHSIEAEQSVLGSMLIDPESWDKVAEVVTETDFYNRSHQIIFRAIVRLLGRNEPVDLITVSEELEQHDELEDAGGFAYLGELAKNTPSSANVVSYAKIISERAVTRELIGVAHDIAEIGYNPEGRESADILDYAESKVFEIAEKRTGESEGPQGVDSVLGKTIDRLEALIKTNKEVTGVTTGFTDLDKKTSGLQPSDLIIVAARPSMGKTTFAMNLCENAMMAEDKPVLVFSLEMPSEQIMMRMLASLSRVDQTKIRTAQLDDEDWARISNTMAMLKDKDSLFVDDSSGLTPMDVRSRARKLARERGGISLIMVDYLQLMRVPSLSDNRTLEIAEISRSLKALAKELEVPVVALSQLNRSLEQRADKRPVNSDLRESGSIEQDADLIMFIYRDEVYHENSEEKGIAEIIIGKQRNGPIGTSRLTFQGQFSRFDNYAGPPIGDDY; encoded by the coding sequence GTGAAAGTCGTATCTTCTGGTAAAGATCAAAATGTAGAAAAGCTAAAAGTACCGCCACACAGCATTGAGGCTGAGCAGTCGGTGCTGGGTAGTATGCTTATTGATCCGGAAAGTTGGGACAAGGTGGCAGAAGTCGTCACTGAAACTGACTTTTATAACCGTTCTCATCAAATTATTTTTCGCGCCATTGTCAGGTTGCTTGGACGCAACGAACCTGTGGATCTGATTACCGTTTCTGAAGAGCTGGAACAGCATGATGAGCTGGAAGATGCCGGTGGGTTTGCTTACCTGGGCGAACTGGCTAAAAACACGCCCAGTTCAGCAAACGTGGTCAGCTACGCCAAGATCATCAGCGAGCGGGCAGTCACCCGTGAACTGATTGGTGTTGCACACGATATAGCGGAAATAGGCTATAACCCGGAAGGGCGTGAAAGCGCGGATATACTGGATTACGCCGAGAGCAAAGTTTTTGAGATTGCTGAAAAGCGTACGGGCGAATCAGAAGGACCACAAGGGGTGGATTCCGTTCTTGGTAAAACCATCGATCGTCTTGAAGCGCTGATAAAAACCAACAAAGAAGTAACCGGTGTTACTACAGGTTTTACTGACTTAGATAAAAAGACCAGTGGTCTGCAGCCATCAGACCTTATAATTGTCGCTGCTCGTCCCTCGATGGGTAAAACAACGTTTGCGATGAATTTGTGTGAAAACGCGATGATGGCTGAAGATAAGCCCGTGCTTGTATTTAGCCTGGAGATGCCTTCCGAACAAATTATGATGCGTATGCTGGCGTCATTAAGTCGGGTCGATCAGACCAAGATAAGAACTGCACAACTTGATGATGAGGACTGGGCCCGAATTTCAAACACCATGGCGATGCTTAAAGATAAGGACAGCCTTTTTGTTGATGATTCATCAGGGTTAACGCCAATGGATGTGCGTAGTCGTGCACGCAAGCTTGCAAGGGAGCGCGGTGGGATATCACTTATCATGGTGGATTATCTGCAGTTGATGCGGGTCCCGTCGCTAAGCGATAACCGTACATTGGAAATCGCAGAAATCTCCCGCTCACTGAAAGCACTGGCTAAAGAACTTGAAGTACCTGTCGTTGCGCTATCTCAGCTTAACCGGAGTCTGGAACAACGTGCTGATAAACGACCGGTAAACTCGGATCTCAGGGAGTCCGGTTCTATCGAGCAGGATGCCGATTTGATTATGTTTATCTACCGGGATGAGGTCTATCACGAAAACAGCGAAGAAAAAGGCATCGCTGAAATCATTATCGGTAAACAGCGTAACGGTCCTATTGGCACAAGCCGGCTGACATTCCAGGGGCAATTCTCACGATTTGATAATTATGCGGGTCCGCCAATCGGCGACGATTATTAA